The Xenopus tropicalis strain Nigerian chromosome 7, UCB_Xtro_10.0, whole genome shotgun sequence genome includes a region encoding these proteins:
- the LOC100491693 gene encoding uncharacterized protein LOC100491693 isoform X1 gives MPGVAEGLSRLNLHMQRAQQKSSSMLGRLKQIFKKDQQKPSRPPKPDASPTTSSSSQIPRSIGRSPLVSQGSLPSPPRPQISWPENCVRWSRRYDAYICHSETDSNYALRLLRYLEAQPEKLRCFLPMRDMSLGSPIPSEICSGLGDSHCMIMLLTPQFLADDWCKFHMHQALIEAPLSEGRIIPVMLNLELSRYPPELKFIQAVRSQSWDDSVFGKIRNSILSYMINNLQIIDSRMERQPASSSNISSNETHSSGGTMGREGSNSTHNTSSEAPTPCSSRHKETSDLLGISSDLHGRSCKAQGSCSKMETELPSRDMEGRSIETQSCDTESTNMDLQCNGMQGASNTGYAHSSNPNTQTADNSPCIGSTKVSTQLTNSDWNTCEGALALNQKAGSCTWTSGSTTDM, from the exons ATGCCGGGAGTTGCAGAGGGCCTAAG CAGATTGAATCTTCACATGCAGAGGGCCCAGCAGAAGAGCAGCAGCATGTTAG GGAGGCTCAAACAGATTTTTAAGAAAGACCAGCAGAAACCATCGAGACCTCCCAAACCAGACGCCTCTCCTACGACTTCGTCCTCCTCCCAAATTCCCCGCAGCATTGGTCGGAGCCCCTTGGTATCACAGGGAAGCTTGCCATCACCGCCACGTCCTCAGATCTCCTGGCCTGAAAACTGCGTGCGATGGTCGCGCCGCTACGATGCTTATATCTGCCACAGCGAGACAGACTCTAATTACGCTCTCCGGTTGCTACGATACTTGGAGGCCCAGCCGGAGAAGCTGCGCTGTTTCCTGCCCATGAGGGACATGTCATTGGGAAGCCCAATCCCGTCGGAGATTTGCAGCGGTTTGGGGGACAGTCACTGCATGATAATGCTGCTGACTCCGCAGTTCCTCGCCGACGACTGGTGTAAATTCCACATGCACCAAGCTCTGATAGAAGCCCCGCTTTCCGAAGGCCGAATCATTCCCGTCATGCTAAATCTGGAATTGTCTCGGTATCCGCCGGAGCTAAAGTTTATACAAGCCGTCAGGTCCCAGTCCTGGGATGACAGCGTCTTCGGTAAAATAAGGAACAGTATTTTAAGCT ATATGATCAATAACCTGCAGATTATTGACAGTAGAATGGAGAGGCAACCTGCGTCCAGCAGTAACATCAGTAGCAATGAGACGCACAGCAGCGGCGGCACAATGGGAAGAGAAGGCAGCAATAGCACCCACAATACAAGCAGCGAGGCACCCACACCCTGCAGTTCTAGGCACAAAGAAACCTCTGATCtgctgggaatcagcagtgaCTTGCATGGAAGGAGCTGTAAAGCACAGGGGTCCTGCAGTAAAATGGAGACTGAACTCCCCAGCAGAGACATGGAAGGAAGAAGCATTGAGACACAGAGTTGCGATACAGAGTCGACCAACATGGACCTTCAATGCAATGGCATGCAGGGTGCAAGCAATACTGGCTACGCACACAGCTCCAACCCCAACACACAGACAGCAGATAACTCCCCCTGTATAGGCAGCACTAAGGTATCTACACAACTGACTAATAGTGACTGGAACACGTGTGAAGGTGCCCTAGCACTCAACCAAAAGGCTGGCTCTTGCACGTGGACTTCTGGGAGTACAACAGATATGTAA
- the LOC100491693 gene encoding uncharacterized protein LOC100491693 isoform X2 — protein MPGVAEGLRLNLHMQRAQQKSSSMLGRLKQIFKKDQQKPSRPPKPDASPTTSSSSQIPRSIGRSPLVSQGSLPSPPRPQISWPENCVRWSRRYDAYICHSETDSNYALRLLRYLEAQPEKLRCFLPMRDMSLGSPIPSEICSGLGDSHCMIMLLTPQFLADDWCKFHMHQALIEAPLSEGRIIPVMLNLELSRYPPELKFIQAVRSQSWDDSVFGKIRNSILSYMINNLQIIDSRMERQPASSSNISSNETHSSGGTMGREGSNSTHNTSSEAPTPCSSRHKETSDLLGISSDLHGRSCKAQGSCSKMETELPSRDMEGRSIETQSCDTESTNMDLQCNGMQGASNTGYAHSSNPNTQTADNSPCIGSTKVSTQLTNSDWNTCEGALALNQKAGSCTWTSGSTTDM, from the exons ATGCCGGGAGTTGCAGAGGGCCTAAG ATTGAATCTTCACATGCAGAGGGCCCAGCAGAAGAGCAGCAGCATGTTAG GGAGGCTCAAACAGATTTTTAAGAAAGACCAGCAGAAACCATCGAGACCTCCCAAACCAGACGCCTCTCCTACGACTTCGTCCTCCTCCCAAATTCCCCGCAGCATTGGTCGGAGCCCCTTGGTATCACAGGGAAGCTTGCCATCACCGCCACGTCCTCAGATCTCCTGGCCTGAAAACTGCGTGCGATGGTCGCGCCGCTACGATGCTTATATCTGCCACAGCGAGACAGACTCTAATTACGCTCTCCGGTTGCTACGATACTTGGAGGCCCAGCCGGAGAAGCTGCGCTGTTTCCTGCCCATGAGGGACATGTCATTGGGAAGCCCAATCCCGTCGGAGATTTGCAGCGGTTTGGGGGACAGTCACTGCATGATAATGCTGCTGACTCCGCAGTTCCTCGCCGACGACTGGTGTAAATTCCACATGCACCAAGCTCTGATAGAAGCCCCGCTTTCCGAAGGCCGAATCATTCCCGTCATGCTAAATCTGGAATTGTCTCGGTATCCGCCGGAGCTAAAGTTTATACAAGCCGTCAGGTCCCAGTCCTGGGATGACAGCGTCTTCGGTAAAATAAGGAACAGTATTTTAAGCT ATATGATCAATAACCTGCAGATTATTGACAGTAGAATGGAGAGGCAACCTGCGTCCAGCAGTAACATCAGTAGCAATGAGACGCACAGCAGCGGCGGCACAATGGGAAGAGAAGGCAGCAATAGCACCCACAATACAAGCAGCGAGGCACCCACACCCTGCAGTTCTAGGCACAAAGAAACCTCTGATCtgctgggaatcagcagtgaCTTGCATGGAAGGAGCTGTAAAGCACAGGGGTCCTGCAGTAAAATGGAGACTGAACTCCCCAGCAGAGACATGGAAGGAAGAAGCATTGAGACACAGAGTTGCGATACAGAGTCGACCAACATGGACCTTCAATGCAATGGCATGCAGGGTGCAAGCAATACTGGCTACGCACACAGCTCCAACCCCAACACACAGACAGCAGATAACTCCCCCTGTATAGGCAGCACTAAGGTATCTACACAACTGACTAATAGTGACTGGAACACGTGTGAAGGTGCCCTAGCACTCAACCAAAAGGCTGGCTCTTGCACGTGGACTTCTGGGAGTACAACAGATATGTAA